The proteins below come from a single Felis catus isolate Fca126 chromosome A1, F.catus_Fca126_mat1.0, whole genome shotgun sequence genomic window:
- the HSPH1 gene encoding heat shock protein 105 kDa isoform X2, producing the protein MSVVGLDVGSQSCYIAVARAGGIETIANEFSDRCTPSVISFGSKNRTIGVAAKNQQITHANNTVSNFKRFHGRAFNDPFIQKEKGNLSYDLVPMKNGGVGIKVMYMDEEHLFSVEQITAMLLTKLKETAENNLKKPVTDCVISVPSFFTDAERRSVLDAAQIVGLNCLRLMNDMTAVALNYGIYKQDLPSLDEKPRIVVFVDMGHSAFQVSACAFNKGKLKVLGTAFDPFLGGKNFDEKLVEHFCAEFKTKYKLDAKSKIRALLRLYQECEKLKKLMSSNSTDLPLNIECFMNDKDVSGKMNRAQFEELCADLLQKIEAPLHSLLEQTQLRVEDVSAVEIVGGTTRIPAVKEKIARFFGKDISTTLNADEAVARGCALQCAILSPAFKVREFSITDAVPFPISLVWNHDSEDTEGVHEVFSRNHAAPFSKVLTFLRRGPFELEAFYSDPQGVPYPEAKIGRFVVQNVSAQKDGEKSRVKVKVRVNTHGIFTISTASMVEKVPTEENEVSSVETDMECPNQRPAENSDTEKNIQQDNSEAGTQPQVQTDGQQTSQSPPSPELTSEENKIPDADKVNEKKVDQPPEAKKPKIKVVNVELPIEANLVWQLGKDLLNMYIETEGKMIMQDKLEKERNDAKNAVEEYVYEFRDKLCGPYEKFICEQDHQNFLRLLTETENWLYEEGEDQAKQAYVDKLEELMKIGTPVKVRFQEAEERPKMFEELGQRLQHYAKIAADFRNNDEKYNHIDESEMKKVEKSVNEVMEWMNNLMNAQAKKSLDQDPVVRAQEIKAKIKELNNTCEPVVTQPKPKIESPKLERTPNGPNTDKKEEDLEGTENLGAEPPRQNGECYPHEKRPVNMDLD; encoded by the exons ATGTCGGTGGTGGGGCTGGACGTGGGCTCGCAGAGCTGTTACATTGCGGTGGCCCGGGCTGGGGGCATCGAGACCATCGCCAACGAGTTCAGCGACCGCTGCACCCC ATCAGTCATATCATTTGGATCAAAAAACAGAACCATTGGAGTTGCAGCCAAAAATCAG caAATCACTCATGCAAACAACACAGTGTCTAACTTCAAAAGGTTTCATGGCCGAGCATTCAATGACCCCTTCATTCAAAAGGAGAAGGGAAACTTAAGTTACGATTTGGTTCCAATGAAAAATGGTGGAGTTGGAATAAAG GTAATGTACATGGACGAAGAACATCTGTTTAGTGTGGAGCAGATAACAGCCATGCTGTTGACGAAGTTAAAGGAAACTGCCGAAAACAACCTCAAGAAACCAGTAACAGATTGTGTTATTTCA GTCCCCTCTTTCTTCACAGATGCTGAGAGGCGATCTGTATTAGATGCTGCACAAATAGTTGGCCTAAACTGCCTACGACTTATGAATGACATGACAGctg TTGCTTTGAATTACGGAATTTATAAGCAGGATCTCCCAAGCCTGGATGAGAAACCTCGGATAGTGGTTTTTGTTGATATGGGACACTCAGCTTTTCAAGTGTCTGCCTGTGCCTTTAACAAGGGAAAATTGAAG GTACTAGGAACAGCTTTTGATCCTTTCTTAGGAGGGAAAAACTTTGATGAAAAGTTGGTGGAACATTTTTGTGCAGAATTTAAAACTAAGTACAAGTTGGATGCAAAATCCAAGATTCGAGCACTGCTCCGTCTGTATCAAGAAtgtgaaaaattgaaaaagctAATGAGCTCTAACAGCACAGACCTACCACTGAATATCGAGTGCTTTATGAATGACAAAGATGTTTCCGGAAAGATGAACAG GGCACAATTTGAagaactctgtgctgacctcCTGCAAAAGATAGAAGCTCCCCTTCATTCCCTTCTGGAACAGACTCAGCTCAGAGTTGAAGATGTGAGTGCGGTTGAGATCGTTGGAGGCACTACACGAATTCCAGCCGTGAAAGAAAAAATTGCCCGATTCTTTGGAAAAGATATTAGCACGACACTCAATGCGGATGAAGCAGTAGCTAGAGGATGTGCACTGCAG tgtgcaattctTTCCCCAGCATTCAAAGTTAGAGAATTTTCCATCACGGATGCAGTTCCCTTTCCAATATCTCTGGTGTGGAACCATGATTCAGAAGATACTGAAGG tGTGCATGAAGTATTTAGTCGAAACCATGCTGCTCCTTTCTCCAAAGTTCTCACTTTCTTGAGAAGGGGACCTTTTGAGCTAGAAGCTTTCTATTCTGACCCTCAAGGAGTTCCATATCCAGAAGCAAAAATAG GCCGCTTCGTAGTTCAGAATGTTTCTGCgcagaaagatggagaaaaatctaGAGTGAAAGTGAAAGTGCGAGTCAATACCCATGGCATTTTCACCATCTCTACAGCATCTATGGTGGAGAAAGTCCCAACTGAGGAGAATGAAGTATCTTCTGTTGAAACAGACATGGAGTGTCCAAATCAAAGACCAGCAGAAAACTCAGACACCGAG aaaaatatccAGCAAGACAACAGTGAAGCTGGAACACAGCCCCAGGTACAAACTGATGGTCAACAAACCTCACAGTCTCCCCCTTCACCTGAACTTacctcagaagaaaacaaaatcccagaTGCTGACAAA gtaaatgaaaagaaagttgaCCAGCCTCCAGAAgctaaaaaacccaaaataaaggTGGTGAATGTTGAGCTGCCTATTGAAGCCAACTTGGTCTGGCAGTTAGGGAAAGACCTTCTTAACATGTATATTGAGACAGAG GGTAAGATGATAATGCAAGATaaattggaaaaggaaagaaacgaTGCTAAAAATGCGGTGGAGGAATATGTGTATGAGTTCAGGGACAAGTTGTGTGGACCATATGAAAAATTTATATGTGAGCAG GATCACCAAAATTTTTTGAGATTGCTCACGGAGACCGAAAACTGGCTCTATGAAGAGGGAGAGGACCAAGCTAAACAAGCATATGTTGACAAGTTGGAAGAATTAATG aaaattggCACTCCAGTTAAAGTTCGGTTTCAAGAAGCTGAGGAACGaccaaaaatgtttgaagaacTGGGACAGAGACTGCAGCACTATGCCAAGATAGCCGCGGACTTCAGAAATAAT GATGAGAAATACAATCATATTGATGAGTCTGAGATGAAAAAGGTTGAGAAGTCTGTTAATGAAGTGATGGAGTGGATGAACAACCTCATGAATGCTCAGGCTAAAAAGAGTCTTGACCAGGATCCAGTTGTACGTGCTcaggaaattaaagcaaaaataaag GAGTTGAATAACACCTGTGAACCCGTCGTAACACAACCCAAACCAAAGATCGAGTCACCCAAACTGGAAAGAACTCCAAATGGCCCAAATActgataaaaaggaagaagatttAGAAGGCACAGAAAATCTGGGTGCCGAGCCTCCACGTCAGAACGGGGAGTGTTACCCTCACGAGAAGAGGCCCGTTAACATGGACTTGGACTAG
- the HSPH1 gene encoding heat shock protein 105 kDa isoform X4, translating into MSVVGLDVGSQSCYIAVARAGGIETIANEFSDRCTPSVISFGSKNRTIGVAAKNQQITHANNTVSNFKRFHGRAFNDPFIQKEKGNLSYDLVPMKNGGVGIKVMYMDEEHLFSVEQITAMLLTKLKETAENNLKKPVTDCVISVPSFFTDAERRSVLDAAQIVGLNCLRLMNDMTAVALNYGIYKQDLPSLDEKPRIVVFVDMGHSAFQVSACAFNKGKLKVLGTAFDPFLGGKNFDEKLVEHFCAEFKTKYKLDAKSKIRALLRLYQECEKLKKLMSSNSTDLPLNIECFMNDKDVSGKMNRAQFEELCADLLQKIEAPLHSLLEQTQLRVEDVSAVEIVGGTTRIPAVKEKIARFFGKDISTTLNADEAVARGCALQCAILSPAFKVREFSITDAVPFPISLVWNHDSEDTEGVHEVFSRNHAAPFSKVLTFLRRGPFELEAFYSDPQGVPYPEAKIGRFVVQNVSAQKDGEKSRVKVKVRVNTHGIFTISTASMVEKVPTEENEVSSVETDMECPNQRPAENSDTEVNEKKVDQPPEAKKPKIKVVNVELPIEANLVWQLGKDLLNMYIETEGKMIMQDKLEKERNDAKNAVEEYVYEFRDKLCGPYEKFICEQDHQNFLRLLTETENWLYEEGEDQAKQAYVDKLEELMKIGTPVKVRFQEAEERPKMFEELGQRLQHYAKIAADFRNNDEKYNHIDESEMKKVEKSVNEVMEWMNNLMNAQAKKSLDQDPVVRAQEIKAKIKELNNTCEPVVTQPKPKIESPKLERTPNGPNTDKKEEDLEGTENLGAEPPRQNGECYPHEKRPVNMDLD; encoded by the exons ATGTCGGTGGTGGGGCTGGACGTGGGCTCGCAGAGCTGTTACATTGCGGTGGCCCGGGCTGGGGGCATCGAGACCATCGCCAACGAGTTCAGCGACCGCTGCACCCC ATCAGTCATATCATTTGGATCAAAAAACAGAACCATTGGAGTTGCAGCCAAAAATCAG caAATCACTCATGCAAACAACACAGTGTCTAACTTCAAAAGGTTTCATGGCCGAGCATTCAATGACCCCTTCATTCAAAAGGAGAAGGGAAACTTAAGTTACGATTTGGTTCCAATGAAAAATGGTGGAGTTGGAATAAAG GTAATGTACATGGACGAAGAACATCTGTTTAGTGTGGAGCAGATAACAGCCATGCTGTTGACGAAGTTAAAGGAAACTGCCGAAAACAACCTCAAGAAACCAGTAACAGATTGTGTTATTTCA GTCCCCTCTTTCTTCACAGATGCTGAGAGGCGATCTGTATTAGATGCTGCACAAATAGTTGGCCTAAACTGCCTACGACTTATGAATGACATGACAGctg TTGCTTTGAATTACGGAATTTATAAGCAGGATCTCCCAAGCCTGGATGAGAAACCTCGGATAGTGGTTTTTGTTGATATGGGACACTCAGCTTTTCAAGTGTCTGCCTGTGCCTTTAACAAGGGAAAATTGAAG GTACTAGGAACAGCTTTTGATCCTTTCTTAGGAGGGAAAAACTTTGATGAAAAGTTGGTGGAACATTTTTGTGCAGAATTTAAAACTAAGTACAAGTTGGATGCAAAATCCAAGATTCGAGCACTGCTCCGTCTGTATCAAGAAtgtgaaaaattgaaaaagctAATGAGCTCTAACAGCACAGACCTACCACTGAATATCGAGTGCTTTATGAATGACAAAGATGTTTCCGGAAAGATGAACAG GGCACAATTTGAagaactctgtgctgacctcCTGCAAAAGATAGAAGCTCCCCTTCATTCCCTTCTGGAACAGACTCAGCTCAGAGTTGAAGATGTGAGTGCGGTTGAGATCGTTGGAGGCACTACACGAATTCCAGCCGTGAAAGAAAAAATTGCCCGATTCTTTGGAAAAGATATTAGCACGACACTCAATGCGGATGAAGCAGTAGCTAGAGGATGTGCACTGCAG tgtgcaattctTTCCCCAGCATTCAAAGTTAGAGAATTTTCCATCACGGATGCAGTTCCCTTTCCAATATCTCTGGTGTGGAACCATGATTCAGAAGATACTGAAGG tGTGCATGAAGTATTTAGTCGAAACCATGCTGCTCCTTTCTCCAAAGTTCTCACTTTCTTGAGAAGGGGACCTTTTGAGCTAGAAGCTTTCTATTCTGACCCTCAAGGAGTTCCATATCCAGAAGCAAAAATAG GCCGCTTCGTAGTTCAGAATGTTTCTGCgcagaaagatggagaaaaatctaGAGTGAAAGTGAAAGTGCGAGTCAATACCCATGGCATTTTCACCATCTCTACAGCATCTATGGTGGAGAAAGTCCCAACTGAGGAGAATGAAGTATCTTCTGTTGAAACAGACATGGAGTGTCCAAATCAAAGACCAGCAGAAAACTCAGACACCGAG gtaaatgaaaagaaagttgaCCAGCCTCCAGAAgctaaaaaacccaaaataaaggTGGTGAATGTTGAGCTGCCTATTGAAGCCAACTTGGTCTGGCAGTTAGGGAAAGACCTTCTTAACATGTATATTGAGACAGAG GGTAAGATGATAATGCAAGATaaattggaaaaggaaagaaacgaTGCTAAAAATGCGGTGGAGGAATATGTGTATGAGTTCAGGGACAAGTTGTGTGGACCATATGAAAAATTTATATGTGAGCAG GATCACCAAAATTTTTTGAGATTGCTCACGGAGACCGAAAACTGGCTCTATGAAGAGGGAGAGGACCAAGCTAAACAAGCATATGTTGACAAGTTGGAAGAATTAATG aaaattggCACTCCAGTTAAAGTTCGGTTTCAAGAAGCTGAGGAACGaccaaaaatgtttgaagaacTGGGACAGAGACTGCAGCACTATGCCAAGATAGCCGCGGACTTCAGAAATAAT GATGAGAAATACAATCATATTGATGAGTCTGAGATGAAAAAGGTTGAGAAGTCTGTTAATGAAGTGATGGAGTGGATGAACAACCTCATGAATGCTCAGGCTAAAAAGAGTCTTGACCAGGATCCAGTTGTACGTGCTcaggaaattaaagcaaaaataaag GAGTTGAATAACACCTGTGAACCCGTCGTAACACAACCCAAACCAAAGATCGAGTCACCCAAACTGGAAAGAACTCCAAATGGCCCAAATActgataaaaaggaagaagatttAGAAGGCACAGAAAATCTGGGTGCCGAGCCTCCACGTCAGAACGGGGAGTGTTACCCTCACGAGAAGAGGCCCGTTAACATGGACTTGGACTAG
- the HSPH1 gene encoding heat shock protein 105 kDa isoform X5, producing MKNGGVGIKVMYMDEEHLFSVEQITAMLLTKLKETAENNLKKPVTDCVISVPSFFTDAERRSVLDAAQIVGLNCLRLMNDMTAVALNYGIYKQDLPSLDEKPRIVVFVDMGHSAFQVSACAFNKGKLKVLGTAFDPFLGGKNFDEKLVEHFCAEFKTKYKLDAKSKIRALLRLYQECEKLKKLMSSNSTDLPLNIECFMNDKDVSGKMNRAQFEELCADLLQKIEAPLHSLLEQTQLRVEDVSAVEIVGGTTRIPAVKEKIARFFGKDISTTLNADEAVARGCALQCAILSPAFKVREFSITDAVPFPISLVWNHDSEDTEGVHEVFSRNHAAPFSKVLTFLRRGPFELEAFYSDPQGVPYPEAKIGRFVVQNVSAQKDGEKSRVKVKVRVNTHGIFTISTASMVEKVPTEENEVSSVETDMECPNQRPAENSDTEKNIQQDNSEAGTQPQVQTDGQQTSQSPPSPELTSEENKIPDADKVNEKKVDQPPEAKKPKIKVVNVELPIEANLVWQLGKDLLNMYIETEGKMIMQDKLEKERNDAKNAVEEYVYEFRDKLCGPYEKFICEQDHQNFLRLLTETENWLYEEGEDQAKQAYVDKLEELMKIGTPVKVRFQEAEERPKMFEELGQRLQHYAKIAADFRNNDEKYNHIDESEMKKVEKSVNEVMEWMNNLMNAQAKKSLDQDPVVRAQEIKAKIKELNNTCEPVVTQPKPKIESPKLERTPNGPNTDKKEEDLEGTENLGAEPPRQNGECYPHEKRPVNMDLD from the exons ATGAAAAATGGTGGAGTTGGAATAAAG GTAATGTACATGGACGAAGAACATCTGTTTAGTGTGGAGCAGATAACAGCCATGCTGTTGACGAAGTTAAAGGAAACTGCCGAAAACAACCTCAAGAAACCAGTAACAGATTGTGTTATTTCA GTCCCCTCTTTCTTCACAGATGCTGAGAGGCGATCTGTATTAGATGCTGCACAAATAGTTGGCCTAAACTGCCTACGACTTATGAATGACATGACAGctg TTGCTTTGAATTACGGAATTTATAAGCAGGATCTCCCAAGCCTGGATGAGAAACCTCGGATAGTGGTTTTTGTTGATATGGGACACTCAGCTTTTCAAGTGTCTGCCTGTGCCTTTAACAAGGGAAAATTGAAG GTACTAGGAACAGCTTTTGATCCTTTCTTAGGAGGGAAAAACTTTGATGAAAAGTTGGTGGAACATTTTTGTGCAGAATTTAAAACTAAGTACAAGTTGGATGCAAAATCCAAGATTCGAGCACTGCTCCGTCTGTATCAAGAAtgtgaaaaattgaaaaagctAATGAGCTCTAACAGCACAGACCTACCACTGAATATCGAGTGCTTTATGAATGACAAAGATGTTTCCGGAAAGATGAACAG GGCACAATTTGAagaactctgtgctgacctcCTGCAAAAGATAGAAGCTCCCCTTCATTCCCTTCTGGAACAGACTCAGCTCAGAGTTGAAGATGTGAGTGCGGTTGAGATCGTTGGAGGCACTACACGAATTCCAGCCGTGAAAGAAAAAATTGCCCGATTCTTTGGAAAAGATATTAGCACGACACTCAATGCGGATGAAGCAGTAGCTAGAGGATGTGCACTGCAG tgtgcaattctTTCCCCAGCATTCAAAGTTAGAGAATTTTCCATCACGGATGCAGTTCCCTTTCCAATATCTCTGGTGTGGAACCATGATTCAGAAGATACTGAAGG tGTGCATGAAGTATTTAGTCGAAACCATGCTGCTCCTTTCTCCAAAGTTCTCACTTTCTTGAGAAGGGGACCTTTTGAGCTAGAAGCTTTCTATTCTGACCCTCAAGGAGTTCCATATCCAGAAGCAAAAATAG GCCGCTTCGTAGTTCAGAATGTTTCTGCgcagaaagatggagaaaaatctaGAGTGAAAGTGAAAGTGCGAGTCAATACCCATGGCATTTTCACCATCTCTACAGCATCTATGGTGGAGAAAGTCCCAACTGAGGAGAATGAAGTATCTTCTGTTGAAACAGACATGGAGTGTCCAAATCAAAGACCAGCAGAAAACTCAGACACCGAG aaaaatatccAGCAAGACAACAGTGAAGCTGGAACACAGCCCCAGGTACAAACTGATGGTCAACAAACCTCACAGTCTCCCCCTTCACCTGAACTTacctcagaagaaaacaaaatcccagaTGCTGACAAA gtaaatgaaaagaaagttgaCCAGCCTCCAGAAgctaaaaaacccaaaataaaggTGGTGAATGTTGAGCTGCCTATTGAAGCCAACTTGGTCTGGCAGTTAGGGAAAGACCTTCTTAACATGTATATTGAGACAGAG GGTAAGATGATAATGCAAGATaaattggaaaaggaaagaaacgaTGCTAAAAATGCGGTGGAGGAATATGTGTATGAGTTCAGGGACAAGTTGTGTGGACCATATGAAAAATTTATATGTGAGCAG GATCACCAAAATTTTTTGAGATTGCTCACGGAGACCGAAAACTGGCTCTATGAAGAGGGAGAGGACCAAGCTAAACAAGCATATGTTGACAAGTTGGAAGAATTAATG aaaattggCACTCCAGTTAAAGTTCGGTTTCAAGAAGCTGAGGAACGaccaaaaatgtttgaagaacTGGGACAGAGACTGCAGCACTATGCCAAGATAGCCGCGGACTTCAGAAATAAT GATGAGAAATACAATCATATTGATGAGTCTGAGATGAAAAAGGTTGAGAAGTCTGTTAATGAAGTGATGGAGTGGATGAACAACCTCATGAATGCTCAGGCTAAAAAGAGTCTTGACCAGGATCCAGTTGTACGTGCTcaggaaattaaagcaaaaataaag GAGTTGAATAACACCTGTGAACCCGTCGTAACACAACCCAAACCAAAGATCGAGTCACCCAAACTGGAAAGAACTCCAAATGGCCCAAATActgataaaaaggaagaagatttAGAAGGCACAGAAAATCTGGGTGCCGAGCCTCCACGTCAGAACGGGGAGTGTTACCCTCACGAGAAGAGGCCCGTTAACATGGACTTGGACTAG
- the HSPH1 gene encoding heat shock protein 105 kDa isoform X3 — protein METTDSFSGKLISVISFGSKNRTIGVAAKNQQITHANNTVSNFKRFHGRAFNDPFIQKEKGNLSYDLVPMKNGGVGIKVMYMDEEHLFSVEQITAMLLTKLKETAENNLKKPVTDCVISVPSFFTDAERRSVLDAAQIVGLNCLRLMNDMTAVALNYGIYKQDLPSLDEKPRIVVFVDMGHSAFQVSACAFNKGKLKVLGTAFDPFLGGKNFDEKLVEHFCAEFKTKYKLDAKSKIRALLRLYQECEKLKKLMSSNSTDLPLNIECFMNDKDVSGKMNRAQFEELCADLLQKIEAPLHSLLEQTQLRVEDVSAVEIVGGTTRIPAVKEKIARFFGKDISTTLNADEAVARGCALQCAILSPAFKVREFSITDAVPFPISLVWNHDSEDTEGVHEVFSRNHAAPFSKVLTFLRRGPFELEAFYSDPQGVPYPEAKIGRFVVQNVSAQKDGEKSRVKVKVRVNTHGIFTISTASMVEKVPTEENEVSSVETDMECPNQRPAENSDTEVNEKKVDQPPEAKKPKIKVVNVELPIEANLVWQLGKDLLNMYIETEGKMIMQDKLEKERNDAKNAVEEYVYEFRDKLCGPYEKFICEQDHQNFLRLLTETENWLYEEGEDQAKQAYVDKLEELMKIGTPVKVRFQEAEERPKMFEELGQRLQHYAKIAADFRNNDEKYNHIDESEMKKVEKSVNEVMEWMNNLMNAQAKKSLDQDPVVRAQEIKAKIKELNNTCEPVVTQPKPKIESPKLERTPNGPNTDKKEEDLEGTENLGAEPPRQNGECYPHEKRPVNMDLD, from the exons ATGGAAACAACTGATTCCTTCTCAGGAAAGTTAAT ATCAGTCATATCATTTGGATCAAAAAACAGAACCATTGGAGTTGCAGCCAAAAATCAG caAATCACTCATGCAAACAACACAGTGTCTAACTTCAAAAGGTTTCATGGCCGAGCATTCAATGACCCCTTCATTCAAAAGGAGAAGGGAAACTTAAGTTACGATTTGGTTCCAATGAAAAATGGTGGAGTTGGAATAAAG GTAATGTACATGGACGAAGAACATCTGTTTAGTGTGGAGCAGATAACAGCCATGCTGTTGACGAAGTTAAAGGAAACTGCCGAAAACAACCTCAAGAAACCAGTAACAGATTGTGTTATTTCA GTCCCCTCTTTCTTCACAGATGCTGAGAGGCGATCTGTATTAGATGCTGCACAAATAGTTGGCCTAAACTGCCTACGACTTATGAATGACATGACAGctg TTGCTTTGAATTACGGAATTTATAAGCAGGATCTCCCAAGCCTGGATGAGAAACCTCGGATAGTGGTTTTTGTTGATATGGGACACTCAGCTTTTCAAGTGTCTGCCTGTGCCTTTAACAAGGGAAAATTGAAG GTACTAGGAACAGCTTTTGATCCTTTCTTAGGAGGGAAAAACTTTGATGAAAAGTTGGTGGAACATTTTTGTGCAGAATTTAAAACTAAGTACAAGTTGGATGCAAAATCCAAGATTCGAGCACTGCTCCGTCTGTATCAAGAAtgtgaaaaattgaaaaagctAATGAGCTCTAACAGCACAGACCTACCACTGAATATCGAGTGCTTTATGAATGACAAAGATGTTTCCGGAAAGATGAACAG GGCACAATTTGAagaactctgtgctgacctcCTGCAAAAGATAGAAGCTCCCCTTCATTCCCTTCTGGAACAGACTCAGCTCAGAGTTGAAGATGTGAGTGCGGTTGAGATCGTTGGAGGCACTACACGAATTCCAGCCGTGAAAGAAAAAATTGCCCGATTCTTTGGAAAAGATATTAGCACGACACTCAATGCGGATGAAGCAGTAGCTAGAGGATGTGCACTGCAG tgtgcaattctTTCCCCAGCATTCAAAGTTAGAGAATTTTCCATCACGGATGCAGTTCCCTTTCCAATATCTCTGGTGTGGAACCATGATTCAGAAGATACTGAAGG tGTGCATGAAGTATTTAGTCGAAACCATGCTGCTCCTTTCTCCAAAGTTCTCACTTTCTTGAGAAGGGGACCTTTTGAGCTAGAAGCTTTCTATTCTGACCCTCAAGGAGTTCCATATCCAGAAGCAAAAATAG GCCGCTTCGTAGTTCAGAATGTTTCTGCgcagaaagatggagaaaaatctaGAGTGAAAGTGAAAGTGCGAGTCAATACCCATGGCATTTTCACCATCTCTACAGCATCTATGGTGGAGAAAGTCCCAACTGAGGAGAATGAAGTATCTTCTGTTGAAACAGACATGGAGTGTCCAAATCAAAGACCAGCAGAAAACTCAGACACCGAG gtaaatgaaaagaaagttgaCCAGCCTCCAGAAgctaaaaaacccaaaataaaggTGGTGAATGTTGAGCTGCCTATTGAAGCCAACTTGGTCTGGCAGTTAGGGAAAGACCTTCTTAACATGTATATTGAGACAGAG GGTAAGATGATAATGCAAGATaaattggaaaaggaaagaaacgaTGCTAAAAATGCGGTGGAGGAATATGTGTATGAGTTCAGGGACAAGTTGTGTGGACCATATGAAAAATTTATATGTGAGCAG GATCACCAAAATTTTTTGAGATTGCTCACGGAGACCGAAAACTGGCTCTATGAAGAGGGAGAGGACCAAGCTAAACAAGCATATGTTGACAAGTTGGAAGAATTAATG aaaattggCACTCCAGTTAAAGTTCGGTTTCAAGAAGCTGAGGAACGaccaaaaatgtttgaagaacTGGGACAGAGACTGCAGCACTATGCCAAGATAGCCGCGGACTTCAGAAATAAT GATGAGAAATACAATCATATTGATGAGTCTGAGATGAAAAAGGTTGAGAAGTCTGTTAATGAAGTGATGGAGTGGATGAACAACCTCATGAATGCTCAGGCTAAAAAGAGTCTTGACCAGGATCCAGTTGTACGTGCTcaggaaattaaagcaaaaataaag GAGTTGAATAACACCTGTGAACCCGTCGTAACACAACCCAAACCAAAGATCGAGTCACCCAAACTGGAAAGAACTCCAAATGGCCCAAATActgataaaaaggaagaagatttAGAAGGCACAGAAAATCTGGGTGCCGAGCCTCCACGTCAGAACGGGGAGTGTTACCCTCACGAGAAGAGGCCCGTTAACATGGACTTGGACTAG